Proteins encoded within one genomic window of Gigantopelta aegis isolate Gae_Host chromosome 2, Gae_host_genome, whole genome shotgun sequence:
- the LOC121385007 gene encoding probable 39S ribosomal protein L24, mitochondrial, protein MLLKEEKPLLVTSEVTLVDPSDSKPTAIDWRYTEEGEKVRVSARTGRIVPLSKVEEDQSYDMVKISSYAEKEKDTRAAEMKAVTLKPKLSTFEQDIMEQMGIKEERQPVKTYWY, encoded by the exons ATGTTGTTGAAAGAAGAGAAACCACTGTTGGTGACCTCAGAGGTCACTCTTGTTGACCCATCAGACAG CAAACCAACCGCGATTGACTGGAGGTACACAGAGGAGGGGGAGAAGGTCAGAGTGTCTGCGAGAACCGGGAGGATCGTCCCTCTGTCTAAAGTAGAGGAAGACCAATCATACGATATGGTGAAAATCAGTTCATATGCAG AGAAAGAAAAGGACACCAGAGCAGCCGAAATGAAAGCAGTTACTTTGAAGCCGAAACTGAGTACGTTTGAACAGGACATAATGGAACAGATGGGGATAAAGGAAGAGAGACAGCCAGTGAAAACGTATTGGTATTAA